A genome region from Bifidobacterium coryneforme includes the following:
- the dnaE gene encoding DNA polymerase III subunit alpha, with protein MSSSQSNFVHLHTHTHYSTLDGASKIPDLVSEVKAQGQPAVAITDHGNMHGAYEMWRTAVDAGVKPIIGIEAYVTPETARQDKTRVRWGTEEQRSDDVSGGGFITHMTLWASDDEGLVNLIKASSLANLEGLVGKWPRMDKDLLSTYHKGVIATTGCPSGIVQTRLRLGQFDEALRAAGEFQDIFGKENYYIELMDHGLDIERRVTKDLLEIAKRLDAPLVATNDSHYVREEDASAQDALLCINSGSRLTDPGRFKFDGSGYYIRSSEEMRQIFKEFPEACDNTLEIAERCNIMFDDHEDGAFMPRFDCPEGWDETSLFLKKVDEGLKNRYPDGVPEEVSHQADYECGVICQMQFTGYFLVVSDYINWAKQHGIMVGPGRGSAAGSMVAYAMGITELDPLKHGLIFERFLNPERVSLPDIDVDFDPEGRAKVLEYVGEKYGSDKVAQCVTYGTIKTKQALKDSARIMDYEYSMGDQVTKALPPSANGKDMSLKEIFDPGSKRFPEAKEFRDLYDSNPDVKRITEEAKGIEGIIRQTGVHACATIMASNPITDTSPLMERNDGTVTTTFEYHTCETLGLVKMDFLGLSNLTVIRDSITNIERNGKEPISIEKVPLDDKETYELLSRGDTLGVFQLDGDGMRSLLRMLKPDNFNDISALIALYRPGPMDMNSHINYAKRKNGQQKIEPIHPEVAEPLKAVLDETYGLIVYQEQVQSAARILAGYSLGKADVLRRAMGKKKPEVLAKEQVPFFEGMKEHGYSREAAQAVWDVLVPFSGYAFNKAHSAAYALIAYWTAYLKTHYPVEFMAALLENERTNKDKTALYLGEARRMGIQILPPDINESVAAYSAVGDVVRFGLAAIRNVGSKAVQAIIDERSGPRGRFVNFMDFVKRVPMDVLNKRTVESLIKGGAFDGIDPNRRALFQVHDEAIDQVMPIKRKQAEGQFDLFAEADDDGGNESDALGDAQVTIPDIEEWEKSTKLNFERQMLGLYVSDHPLSGMTSVLAGMRDMSIAQLLNRANTMGNQTVTLAGLVTAVDRRVSKKGNPWAIVTIEDLESSIQCMFFGKVYDANADDLSLDSVIRVRGLVELRDEESSLRVTDMEVPMLESADERPLTITLPRTALDRGRMERLAQILKTHPGYCQVRLAVTDERGNVRMLTFGDGFRTTHDTSMLAEIKSVFGPSCLPSA; from the coding sequence ATGTCCTCTTCCCAGTCGAACTTCGTTCACCTGCACACCCACACCCATTACTCCACCCTGGACGGGGCCTCGAAGATCCCCGACCTGGTCTCCGAGGTCAAGGCGCAGGGCCAGCCGGCAGTGGCCATCACGGACCATGGCAATATGCACGGTGCCTACGAGATGTGGCGGACCGCCGTGGACGCGGGTGTCAAGCCCATCATCGGCATCGAAGCCTACGTGACCCCCGAAACGGCCCGGCAGGACAAGACCAGGGTTCGTTGGGGCACCGAGGAGCAGCGTTCGGATGATGTCTCCGGTGGTGGTTTCATCACCCACATGACCCTCTGGGCCAGTGATGACGAGGGTCTGGTCAACCTGATCAAGGCCTCCTCACTGGCCAATCTGGAGGGTCTGGTGGGCAAGTGGCCACGAATGGATAAGGACCTCCTTTCCACCTACCACAAGGGCGTCATAGCAACAACCGGTTGCCCATCGGGCATCGTTCAGACCAGGCTGCGTCTGGGGCAGTTCGACGAGGCCCTCCGGGCTGCCGGGGAGTTCCAGGACATATTCGGCAAGGAGAACTACTACATCGAGTTGATGGACCACGGGCTGGATATCGAGCGCCGGGTGACCAAGGACCTTCTGGAGATCGCCAAGCGGTTGGATGCCCCTCTGGTGGCCACCAACGACTCCCATTATGTGAGGGAAGAGGATGCCTCGGCACAGGATGCCCTGCTCTGCATCAACTCCGGTTCGCGCCTTACGGACCCCGGTCGATTCAAGTTCGACGGTTCCGGCTACTACATCCGTTCGTCCGAGGAGATGCGGCAGATATTCAAGGAGTTCCCCGAAGCCTGCGACAACACTCTTGAGATCGCCGAGCGTTGCAACATCATGTTCGACGACCATGAGGACGGGGCCTTCATGCCCCGCTTCGACTGCCCGGAGGGATGGGATGAGACCTCCCTCTTCCTGAAGAAGGTCGATGAGGGACTGAAGAACCGCTATCCGGACGGGGTGCCCGAAGAGGTATCCCATCAGGCTGACTACGAGTGCGGTGTGATTTGCCAGATGCAGTTCACCGGCTACTTCCTGGTGGTCTCCGACTACATCAACTGGGCCAAGCAGCATGGCATCATGGTGGGTCCGGGCCGTGGTTCCGCAGCAGGTTCCATGGTGGCCTACGCCATGGGCATCACCGAGTTGGACCCTTTGAAGCACGGACTGATCTTCGAGCGTTTCCTCAACCCCGAGCGTGTGTCCCTGCCTGATATCGATGTGGATTTCGACCCCGAAGGCAGGGCGAAGGTCCTGGAGTATGTGGGCGAGAAGTACGGGTCCGACAAGGTCGCCCAGTGCGTGACCTACGGCACCATCAAGACCAAGCAGGCCCTGAAGGACTCTGCCAGGATCATGGACTACGAGTACTCCATGGGTGACCAGGTGACCAAGGCCCTGCCTCCCTCCGCCAACGGCAAGGACATGAGCCTCAAGGAGATATTCGATCCCGGTTCCAAGCGGTTCCCCGAGGCCAAGGAGTTCCGTGACCTCTACGATTCCAATCCGGACGTGAAACGAATCACCGAGGAGGCCAAGGGCATCGAGGGGATCATACGCCAGACCGGTGTGCACGCCTGCGCCACCATCATGGCATCCAACCCCATCACCGACACCTCCCCCCTGATGGAGCGCAACGACGGCACGGTCACGACCACCTTCGAGTACCACACCTGCGAGACCCTCGGACTGGTCAAGATGGACTTCCTGGGGCTTTCCAACCTTACGGTCATCAGGGATTCCATAACCAACATCGAGCGCAACGGGAAGGAGCCAATCAGCATCGAGAAGGTTCCCCTGGACGACAAGGAAACCTATGAACTCCTATCCAGGGGTGATACCCTGGGCGTCTTCCAGCTCGATGGTGACGGGATGAGGTCCCTCCTGAGGATGCTCAAGCCCGATAACTTCAACGACATATCCGCCCTGATCGCCCTGTACCGGCCGGGGCCCATGGATATGAACTCCCATATCAACTACGCCAAGCGCAAGAACGGCCAGCAAAAGATAGAACCCATCCATCCCGAGGTGGCCGAACCCCTCAAGGCGGTCCTGGACGAGACCTACGGTCTGATCGTCTACCAGGAGCAGGTCCAGTCGGCCGCGCGAATCCTGGCCGGATACTCCCTGGGCAAGGCTGATGTGCTCCGTCGAGCCATGGGCAAGAAGAAGCCCGAGGTCCTGGCCAAGGAGCAGGTGCCCTTCTTCGAGGGTATGAAGGAGCACGGATACTCCCGGGAGGCCGCCCAGGCCGTCTGGGACGTTCTGGTCCCCTTCTCCGGGTACGCCTTCAACAAGGCCCACTCCGCCGCCTACGCCCTGATCGCATACTGGACCGCCTACCTGAAGACCCACTATCCGGTGGAGTTCATGGCGGCCCTCCTGGAGAACGAACGGACCAACAAGGACAAGACGGCCCTCTATCTGGGCGAGGCACGGCGTATGGGGATTCAGATCCTGCCTCCGGACATCAACGAGTCCGTGGCCGCTTATTCCGCAGTCGGCGACGTGGTCCGCTTCGGTCTGGCGGCCATCCGCAACGTGGGTTCCAAGGCGGTCCAGGCGATCATCGACGAGCGGTCAGGTCCCCGGGGCAGGTTCGTCAACTTCATGGACTTCGTCAAGCGGGTGCCCATGGACGTCCTCAACAAGCGCACTGTGGAATCCCTGATCAAGGGCGGTGCCTTCGACGGGATCGACCCCAACAGGCGGGCCCTCTTCCAGGTGCATGACGAAGCCATCGACCAGGTCATGCCTATCAAGCGCAAGCAGGCCGAGGGGCAGTTCGACCTCTTCGCGGAGGCCGATGACGACGGGGGGAACGAGTCGGATGCCCTCGGTGATGCCCAGGTGACCATTCCCGACATCGAGGAGTGGGAGAAGTCCACCAAGCTCAACTTCGAACGCCAGATGCTGGGCCTCTATGTATCCGACCACCCGCTGAGCGGTATGACCTCGGTTCTGGCGGGTATGCGCGATATGTCGATCGCCCAGCTGCTGAACCGGGCGAACACCATGGGCAACCAGACCGTCACCCTGGCAGGACTGGTCACGGCCGTCGACAGGAGGGTCTCCAAGAAGGGGAACCCCTGGGCCATTGTCACCATCGAGGATTTGGAATCCTCCATACAGTGCATGTTCTTCGGGAAGGTATACGACGCCAATGCCGACGACCTCTCCCTGGACTCGGTGATCCGGGTGCGGGGACTGGTGGAGTTGCGTGATGAGGAATCCAGCCTGCGGGTCACCGACATGGAGGTGCCCATGCTGGAGTCGGCCGATGAACGGCCTCTGACCATCACCCTGCCCAGGACGGCCCTGGACCGCGGGCGAATGGAGCGGCTGGCGCAGATTCTGAAGACCCATCCAGGGTACTGCCAGGTCAGGCTGGCTGTGACCGATGAGCGGGGGAACGTACGCATGCTGACCTTCGGGGACGGCTTCAGGACCACCCACGACACCTCGATGCTGGCTGAGATCAAATCGGTCTTCGGGCCCTCCTGCCTTCCCTCGGCCTAG
- the hisD gene encoding histidinol dehydrogenase — MSKLMMRTMDLRGKTMSRAQLLAAMPRADMGTREASSQVQPILDQVRERGAAALRDLEERFDHVRPHDLRVPAAAMQEALEGLDPKVRAAIEESVTRIRKVCAAQVPEPMATDLAPGARVSERWIPVERVGLYVPGGKALYPSSVIMNAVPAQVAGVDSLAVATPPASDDPRGLPAAIILATCAILGVDEVYAVGGAQAVAMFAYGARGSEPQDGEILCDPVDKITGPGNIFVATAKQMVSGMVGIDAVAGPTEIAILADGEANPDWVAADLIGQAEHDELAGSVLVTDSQDLAQGVQEALERRVPRTEHADRVRTSLSGNQSGIILTDGIDQSIDVANAYAAEHLEIQTADPDAVIDRIRNAGAIFRGPYSPVPLGDYMSGSNHVLPTGGTARFDVALGVHTFMKPVEVIEYDREGLKPIAAKINDFAVSEDLPAHGECILSRFLDDPYDKADLESNEEKAGLR, encoded by the coding sequence ATGTCAAAACTCATGATGAGAACCATGGATCTGCGCGGGAAGACCATGTCCCGCGCCCAGCTCCTCGCCGCCATGCCCAGGGCCGATATGGGTACTCGGGAGGCAAGCAGTCAGGTGCAGCCCATACTGGACCAGGTGCGTGAGCGTGGGGCTGCGGCCCTTCGTGATCTGGAGGAGCGGTTCGACCATGTGCGTCCCCATGATTTGAGGGTGCCGGCTGCTGCCATGCAGGAGGCCCTTGAAGGGCTGGACCCCAAGGTCAGGGCGGCCATAGAGGAATCCGTCACCCGCATCCGCAAGGTCTGCGCCGCCCAGGTGCCCGAGCCCATGGCCACTGACTTGGCCCCCGGTGCCCGCGTCAGCGAGCGATGGATTCCCGTCGAGCGCGTCGGTCTTTACGTACCTGGGGGCAAGGCTCTCTACCCCTCCTCGGTCATCATGAATGCGGTGCCCGCCCAGGTGGCAGGCGTCGATTCCCTGGCCGTGGCCACCCCGCCTGCTTCCGATGACCCCCGTGGCCTGCCGGCGGCAATCATCCTGGCCACCTGCGCCATCCTGGGGGTGGACGAGGTCTATGCCGTGGGCGGTGCCCAGGCCGTGGCCATGTTCGCATACGGAGCCAGGGGATCGGAGCCTCAAGACGGGGAGATCCTCTGCGACCCGGTTGATAAGATCACCGGCCCGGGTAACATCTTCGTGGCCACAGCCAAGCAGATGGTCTCAGGCATGGTGGGAATCGATGCCGTGGCCGGGCCTACGGAAATAGCCATTCTGGCTGATGGGGAGGCCAATCCCGACTGGGTTGCGGCGGACCTGATCGGGCAGGCGGAACATGATGAGCTGGCCGGTTCGGTCCTCGTCACCGACAGCCAGGACCTGGCACAGGGCGTTCAGGAGGCTCTGGAGCGCAGGGTGCCGCGAACCGAGCACGCTGACCGGGTGCGTACATCGCTGAGTGGCAACCAGTCGGGAATCATCCTGACCGATGGAATCGACCAGTCGATTGATGTGGCCAACGCCTATGCCGCCGAGCACTTGGAGATCCAGACGGCCGACCCGGATGCCGTCATCGACCGGATTCGGAACGCCGGCGCCATCTTCCGTGGCCCATACTCCCCGGTGCCCTTGGGGGACTACATGTCCGGATCCAACCACGTCCTGCCCACCGGCGGCACAGCCAGGTTCGACGTGGCCCTGGGCGTACACACCTTCATGAAGCCTGTTGAGGTCATCGAGTATGACCGGGAGGGACTCAAGCCCATCGCAGCCAAGATCAACGATTTTGCCGTCTCCGAGGACCTGCCCGCCCACGGCGAGTGCATCCTGAGCCGGTTCCTGGACGACCCGTACGACAAGGCCGACCTGGAATCCAACGAAGAGAAGGCCGGCTTGCGGTGA
- a CDS encoding histidinol-phosphate transaminase, translating into MSAIPADLPLRTDLVGEEPYGAPQLDVPVCLNVNENPYPLDPEVVEAICRRVGEEAPGLNRYPDREHADLRKALAAYLKEESRAALEPDQVWAANGSNEIMLQLFQAFGGPGRTVLGCDPTYSMYPEYARDTFTDWELAHRLPDFSLDMETTIERIKALGPAMVLVTSPNNPTGTPLPMEELTRLLEVCSQVHVSGADQSARPIVVVDEAYIEFRDPGTPSAVSLIGRYDHLAVSRTMSKAFAFAGARVGYLAASRGIIDAVRIVRMPYHLSALTQAAALAALEHTDLQLARVGKLRETRRKTAGWLSEQEYHGQPLTVVPSASNFILFGIFPDRNAIFGAMKEAGVLIRAVGPEGYLRVCMGTDAEMERFRGTLVDVLKRF; encoded by the coding sequence GTGAGTGCCATACCTGCCGACCTTCCCCTCCGCACGGATCTGGTGGGGGAGGAGCCTTACGGTGCCCCCCAGCTGGATGTTCCGGTCTGTCTGAATGTCAATGAGAACCCCTACCCGCTGGACCCGGAGGTGGTCGAGGCCATCTGCCGACGTGTGGGGGAGGAGGCCCCTGGGCTGAACCGGTATCCCGACAGGGAGCACGCGGATCTTCGCAAGGCCCTTGCCGCCTACCTGAAGGAGGAGTCCCGGGCTGCCTTGGAACCCGACCAGGTATGGGCGGCCAACGGGTCCAATGAGATTATGCTTCAGCTCTTCCAGGCTTTTGGCGGGCCGGGCAGGACCGTGCTGGGTTGCGATCCGACCTACTCCATGTACCCCGAGTATGCCAGGGATACCTTTACGGACTGGGAACTGGCTCACCGTCTTCCTGATTTCAGCCTGGACATGGAAACGACCATCGAGCGAATCAAGGCCCTTGGGCCCGCCATGGTCCTGGTAACCAGCCCCAACAACCCCACGGGAACCCCTCTGCCCATGGAGGAACTGACCCGGCTTCTGGAGGTCTGCTCACAAGTCCATGTATCGGGTGCGGACCAGTCGGCCCGTCCCATTGTGGTCGTAGATGAGGCATACATCGAGTTCCGTGACCCCGGCACCCCTTCGGCGGTCAGCCTGATTGGGCGATACGACCATCTGGCGGTCAGCCGAACCATGTCCAAGGCCTTTGCCTTCGCCGGTGCCAGGGTCGGCTACCTTGCAGCATCACGGGGAATAATCGACGCGGTCCGCATCGTCCGGATGCCCTACCACCTGAGCGCCCTCACCCAGGCCGCCGCCCTGGCCGCCCTGGAGCACACCGACCTCCAGCTGGCTCGTGTGGGCAAGCTTCGTGAGACCCGCCGGAAGACCGCTGGATGGTTGTCGGAGCAGGAGTACCACGGTCAACCACTGACTGTGGTTCCGTCGGCATCCAACTTCATCCTCTTCGGTATCTTCCCTGACCGAAATGCCATCTTCGGGGCCATGAAAGAGGCCGGCGTGCTGATCAGGGCCGTAGGCCCCGAAGGCTACCTGAGGGTATGCATGGGCACCGATGCGGAGATGGAACGGTTCCGTGGAACCCTGGTCGATGTCCTGAAGCGGTTCTAG
- the hisB gene encoding imidazoleglycerol-phosphate dehydratase HisB, giving the protein MAGRTATITRQTSESKVSLSLDLDGTGATNIDTSVPFYDHMMTALGRHSLIDLTIKASGDTPIDVHHTVEDVAIVFGEALAQALGDKRGIKRFADATVPLDEALARAVVDISGRPYAVCTGEPEGFEYAMIGGHFTGSLVRHVMESIAMHAGICLHLTLLAGRDPHHIAEAEFKALARALRFAVEPDPRVDGIPSTKGSL; this is encoded by the coding sequence ATGGCAGGCAGAACAGCCACCATCACACGCCAGACCAGTGAATCCAAGGTGAGTCTGAGTCTGGACCTGGATGGTACCGGGGCGACCAATATCGACACCTCGGTGCCTTTCTACGACCACATGATGACGGCCCTGGGCAGGCATTCCCTGATCGACCTGACCATCAAGGCCAGCGGGGACACCCCGATTGATGTTCATCACACCGTCGAGGATGTGGCGATCGTCTTCGGTGAGGCGCTGGCCCAGGCCCTGGGTGACAAGCGTGGCATCAAACGGTTCGCTGATGCCACCGTGCCCCTGGATGAGGCCCTGGCCCGAGCTGTGGTCGACATATCCGGCAGGCCATATGCGGTCTGCACCGGAGAACCGGAAGGGTTCGAGTATGCCATGATTGGCGGGCACTTCACGGGCTCCCTGGTCAGGCACGTCATGGAATCCATCGCCATGCATGCGGGAATCTGCCTTCACCTGACCCTCTTGGCCGGAAGGGACCCGCACCATATCGCCGAGGCTGAGTTCAAGGCCCTGGCCCGGGCCTTGCGCTTCGCCGTGGAGCCGGATCCCAGGGTGGACGGCATTCCCAGTACCAAGGGATCGCTATGA
- the hisH gene encoding imidazole glycerol phosphate synthase subunit HisH, whose amino-acid sequence MTRIQVLDYGFGNVRSMVHAFSQLGIDAELSADTDLAMSADGLVIPGVGAYGACMAGLRAVGGDRIIRDRIALGLPVLGVCVGLQVMFQAGDEDGHDEPGLGLIPGRVTKLDADVVPHMGWDEVQVPQGSKLMVGVEDQRFYFVHSYAAMAAQGDGDGREAGPDLSLLVPVSGRDRKDCERMERSGNAPAPLVTWAGYGRSRFVAAYECGPLSATQFHPEKSAMAGARLLTNWVRTLSGNSAPAPEKGE is encoded by the coding sequence ATGACCAGGATACAGGTGCTTGACTACGGGTTCGGCAACGTACGGTCCATGGTGCACGCCTTCTCCCAGCTTGGGATCGATGCGGAGCTCAGCGCCGATACGGACCTGGCCATGAGCGCCGATGGCCTTGTCATCCCCGGTGTGGGGGCATATGGAGCCTGCATGGCGGGGCTGCGCGCCGTCGGCGGAGACCGCATAATCCGCGACCGTATCGCCCTGGGTCTGCCGGTTCTCGGTGTCTGCGTGGGTCTTCAGGTCATGTTTCAGGCCGGGGACGAGGATGGTCATGATGAGCCCGGTCTGGGGCTGATTCCCGGACGCGTAACGAAGTTGGATGCCGATGTGGTGCCCCATATGGGGTGGGACGAGGTGCAGGTGCCCCAAGGCTCGAAACTCATGGTCGGGGTCGAGGACCAGCGCTTCTACTTCGTCCACTCCTACGCGGCCATGGCTGCGCAAGGGGACGGTGATGGACGGGAAGCGGGCCCTGACCTGTCATTGCTGGTTCCCGTGTCCGGACGGGACCGGAAGGACTGTGAGCGGATGGAGCGGTCCGGAAATGCTCCCGCCCCGCTGGTCACATGGGCCGGTTACGGACGCAGCAGGTTCGTGGCGGCCTATGAGTGTGGCCCATTGAGTGCCACCCAATTCCATCCCGAGAAGTCGGCCATGGCGGGTGCGCGATTGCTGACCAACTGGGTGCGGACCCTATCGGGGAATTCCGCCCCTGCACCCGAGAAAGGTGAATGA